In a genomic window of Flammeovirga agarivorans:
- a CDS encoding RagB/SusD family nutrient uptake outer membrane protein: MNLKHILIAGGVALSSMMTTSCTKFLEVDPTNKVDDSNFFQTSTEAYQALMGIYSQVIFAYPYSVALQSDVLSDDMYTGAANIGDMREYQEMARFQTTTTNPTIANVWSKCYTGIQRANTLLVNYDLIEFKGTEEEDKKNYKGEALFLRGHFYFELLRNFENVPLILEPLDATNWKGVEQSDPSVVYAQAAKDMMDGIELMAERISDGQQGRLDKYGAKAELVKMFMFYTGYYNQQTMPVEGGAAIDANQALTMVDDIINNSGRMLIENYGDLYSPISADFNQEVLFEFPYVATGSSDWGGSFRGNYQCIQSGPRDREANPGTPILAGGWGIGIPSQELYEAYMEEGDLERMHGTIVLAEELIDAGGGLGASFNHSGLFTNKITTHTSRFPDAGSRELNYSVNYHYIRLADIMLLGAELAVELGQDPSKYFNPVRERANLQPKSGITLEDIKKERRLELALEGHRYFDVLRWSKGDINYVNNELSVTSYTLRGPRVEGDEYLNGTGQNLTGDIGASADFIVNFDNSKRGFQPIPQTERDLNPLLKQNAGY; this comes from the coding sequence ATGAATTTAAAACATATATTAATTGCAGGTGGTGTGGCATTATCATCAATGATGACTACATCATGTACAAAATTCTTGGAAGTTGATCCTACAAACAAAGTAGATGATTCTAATTTCTTCCAAACATCAACAGAAGCTTATCAAGCGTTGATGGGTATTTATTCTCAAGTAATCTTTGCTTACCCATATTCTGTAGCCTTACAATCAGACGTTCTTTCGGATGATATGTATACTGGTGCTGCCAATATTGGTGACATGAGAGAATACCAAGAAATGGCTCGTTTCCAAACCACTACTACAAACCCTACAATCGCAAATGTATGGTCGAAGTGTTACACTGGTATTCAAAGGGCCAATACTTTATTAGTCAACTATGACTTAATTGAGTTTAAAGGAACAGAGGAAGAAGATAAGAAAAACTACAAAGGAGAAGCATTGTTCCTAAGAGGACACTTCTACTTTGAATTACTTAGAAACTTCGAAAACGTACCATTAATCCTTGAACCTCTAGACGCTACAAACTGGAAAGGTGTAGAACAATCAGATCCAAGTGTTGTTTATGCTCAAGCAGCAAAAGATATGATGGATGGTATCGAGTTGATGGCTGAAAGAATTTCAGATGGTCAGCAAGGTCGTTTAGATAAATATGGAGCGAAGGCAGAATTGGTGAAAATGTTCATGTTCTACACAGGATACTACAACCAACAAACAATGCCTGTTGAAGGTGGTGCTGCTATTGATGCTAATCAAGCATTAACTATGGTAGATGATATCATCAATAACTCTGGTAGAATGTTGATCGAAAACTATGGCGACTTATACTCTCCAATTAGTGCAGATTTCAACCAAGAAGTATTATTTGAATTCCCTTATGTAGCTACAGGTTCATCAGATTGGGGAGGTAGCTTCAGAGGTAATTATCAATGTATCCAATCAGGTCCTCGTGATCGTGAAGCGAACCCAGGTACACCAATTTTAGCTGGTGGATGGGGTATAGGTATTCCTTCTCAAGAGCTATATGAAGCTTATATGGAAGAAGGAGATCTTGAAAGAATGCACGGTACTATCGTTCTTGCAGAAGAGTTGATCGATGCAGGTGGAGGATTAGGTGCAAGCTTTAACCACTCAGGTTTATTTACCAACAAGATTACTACACACACCTCTCGTTTCCCTGATGCTGGATCTAGAGAGTTGAACTACAGTGTTAACTACCACTATATCCGTTTAGCAGATATCATGTTATTAGGTGCAGAGTTGGCTGTAGAATTGGGTCAAGATCCTAGTAAATACTTCAACCCAGTGAGAGAAAGAGCGAATCTTCAACCAAAGAGTGGTATCACTTTAGAAGATATCAAGAAAGAAAGAAGATTAGAACTAGCATTGGAAGGTCATCGTTACTTTGATGTATTAAGATGGTCTAAAGGTGATATCAACTATGTAAACAACGAATTAAGTGTTACTTCATATACTCTAAGAGGTCCAAGAGTAGAAGGAGATGAATACTTAAACGGAACAGGTCAGAACCTTACTGGTGATATCGGAGCATCTGCAGACTTTATTGTCAACTTCGATAACTCTAAAAGAGGCTTCCAACCGATTCCTCAAACAGAAAGAGACTTAAATCCATTGTTAAAACAAAATGCTGGTTACTAA